A single genomic interval of Juglans regia cultivar Chandler chromosome 1, Walnut 2.0, whole genome shotgun sequence harbors:
- the LOC108995900 gene encoding mitochondrial import receptor subunit TOM9-2-like, with protein sequence MASQPGRGGVSLPERRAPKSESNGSIISKLSGSPIVSRGRQAASDAVLVTRKLLKSTGKAAWIAGTTFLILVVPLIIEMDREQQMNELELQQASLLGTPPQPQK encoded by the coding sequence atggCGTCGCAACCCGGAAGAGGCGGAGTTTCCCTGCCGGAGAGGCGGGCCCCGAAAAGCGAATCCAACGGCAGCATAATCTCGAAGCTGAGCGGTTCCCCCATCGTGTCGCGGGGCAGGCAGGCAGCTAGCGACGCCGTACTCGTGACCAGGAAGCTCCTGAAGAGCACGGGCAAGGCCGCGTGGATCGCCGGCACGACATTTCTGATCCTGGTGGTGCCTCTCATCATCGAGATGGACCGTGAGCAACAGATGAATGAGCTCGAGCTCCAACAGGCCAGCCTCCTCGGCACCCCGCCCCAGCCCCAGAAGTGA